The Treponema vincentii F0403 genome includes the window GAATAAGCAGATCATAATCGTCATAGCGGTACCCGGCAAGTAAACGTTTTAATTCCTCCAGCTGATTCGCCGGAATGTCGATTTTGCCGATATAATCGCTTATGTCTTGTCTGGCAAAAGAATGGGTAATGCAAATGCGCGCCGCTTCATCATAGCCGAGCGCAGTGAGATAACGGTATCCGTCTATCACATGTGCGATATACGTTACTCCTTCTCTTCTACCGATGTCATGCAGTAAGCCGAGAACGTATGCTTTTTCGGGATCCATTCCTGCGCACCGTTCCGCTATTTTGTAAGCGCACTGAGCCGTTACAATAGAATGATCTTTCCATTGCCCCTGATTTCGGGCATATCCTTCTTCCAATAGTTTCATCGCTTCTTCTTTTGCCGGCAGCATAGTTCCGTATTCCTTATGAAATTTTTATTTGTACGAGGGTTTAATACCCCAACGCTCTGCGTCGTGGTTGTTGATTTGCACCGTTTTTAAGACGTCCTTCATATTCATCGGCTTATTAAAACTCAACAAGCACTGCATTCGTTTATAGACAAGAAAGCCAATCCTTCTGAGCCTGATCGACTCCTGTCCACACAAAGCCGTGGAACCCAAGCTTTTTCGCTGCAGTGATATTCCGCTCAAGGTCGTCGAAAAAAACAGCCTCATCTGCACGGATGCCCAAACCTTCAAGACAATTCCGATAAATTTCCGGTTCCGGTTTTATCAGGTGCAAGCGGCACGAAAAACACGCATAATCGGCGGCAACAAAGGGAGAAATTTCTTTTTCATATCGATCTAAAAATTGATACGGCATATTGGAAAGAATGCCCAGCTTGAAGCCTTGTTTTTGAATATTCAGTGCCCACTCGCATACTGCGTCATTTAAAACTCTCCAAGCTGCTAAATCTATATCTACCAGTTTTTTCAGCAAAGCTGCATCCTCAGCCTCTTTCGTATAGCCGTTTTTTTGCAGTAGGCGGCTGTACATTTCTTCACCGCTGATAATGCCCCTATCAAAATCATTGCGGTGTATGTTGCATAGACTCCCGAATGCTTCCGCCGGGAGACCTGTTTCGGCAGCCATTACCGCATCGATAGCTTCAGTATCGGTTAAAGAAATAACATTGCCGTAGTCTAAAATCAGTGCTTTAATCATGAAAGGCTCCTTGATAAAATTTTAAAATTCTGTAAAACAATATAACGAGAAATTCAAAGGTATGAATAGTAGGAAAGTGTGAAAATAAATTCGATTTTCATTTATGAAAGAAATATGGGCATCTCTAAAAACTCGGTTAGTTTTTTAGAAGATGCTTCATCAGCAAAGCTGATGACGAGTTTTAGTTTAAGTTTTTATAATGTAGTGACTTAAACTAAAACATCGCAAATTACATCTAAAGAAAACCTCTAAAAACTGAGGTTTTTAGAGGTTCCTATATGAATAAACTGAAAAATATGCCAGCAAAAAAAAACGAAAAAAACGTCAAGCGTCTATTGACAGGTAGAGTGAATATATGATATTGTCCTTGCCGTTGCACCGCTTCGCTGTCCCGCAGCGAACGATGCAGCAAGAATGAAAAGCGTTAAAGTTTTGCTACTTCCTTCTATATATAGATAGTGTAAAGCTGAATAAACTTCTCATGGTGTTTTGCAAGACCGCATCCTTTTTTTTTGGGGTATTGAGGTTTTGCGAAACGGTTATACCTTGAATGGTTTTTCTTTTTCTATTCACCGGCGCTTAGCGATAAGCGATGAAAAAAAAGTTGAAAAAAAGAAAAAAGACGCTTGACAAAACGAACGGTTTTGTGATACATTCTTTTTCGCTTGCGGCGCACTGAAACAGCACGCTTCAAGCGCATTGGTCTTTGAAATAAAAGGGAAGGGAAAGAAGAAAAAGCCAAAGAGCAAAATCTTTGGTAAGGAAAATAAGCGTAGAACAAAGAATAGAGGAGAAAGGGAAGTGTAAAGCGATGTAATAGTTGCTTTATGTAATTATTTCTTTTTTTTCTCAAGGTCAACGTTCCTAAAAATAAGAAACGGGACTTGCTTAAAATTATGTAAATCAGACGCCCTTCGGGGTGTTTGAAATAAAATAATGGAGAGTTTGATCCTGGCTCAGAACGAACGCTGGCGGCGCGTCTTAAGCATGCAAGTCGAACGGCAAGAGAGAAGCTTGCTTCTCTCCTAGAGTGGCGGACTGGTGAGGAACACGTGGGTAATCTACCCTTAAGATGGGGATAGCTGCTAGAAATAGCAGGTAATACCGAATAGTCTCAATGGTTCATAAGAAGTATTGAGGAAAGGAAGCTACGGCTTCGCTTGAGGATGAGCTTGCGTCCCATTAGCTAGTTGGTGAGGTAAAGGCCCACCAAGGCGACGATGGGTATCCGGCCTGAGAGGGTGATCGGACACATTGGGACTGAGATACGGCCCAAACTCCTACGGGAGGCAGCAGCTAAGAATATTCCGCAATGGACGGAAGTCTGACGGAGCGACGCCGCGTGGATGAAGAAGGCTGAAAAGTTGTAAAATCCTTTTGTTGATGAAGAATAAGGGTGAGAGGGAATGCTCATCTGATGACGGTAATCGACGAATAAGCCCCGGCTAATTACGTGCCAGCAGCCGCGGTAACACGTAAGGGGCGAGCGTTGTTCGGAATTATTGGGCGTAAAGGGCATGTAGGCGGTTATGTAAGCCTGGTGTGAAATCCTGGGGCTTAACCCTAGAATAGCATTGGGTACTGTATAACTTGAATTACGGAAGGGAAACTGGAATTCCAAGTGTAGGGGTGGAATCTGTAGATATTTGGAAGAACACCGGTGGCGAAGGCGGGTTTCTGGCCGATAATTGACGCTGAGATGCGAAAGTGTGGGGATCGAACAGGATTAGATACCCTGGTAGTCCACACTGTAAACGATGTACACTAGGTGTTGGGGCAAGAGCTTCAGTGCCAAAGCAAACGCGATAAGTGTACCGCCTGGGGAGTATGCCCGCAAGGGTGAAACTCAAAGGAATTGACGGGGGCCCGCACAAGCGGTGGAGCATGTGGTTTAATTCGATGGTACGCGAGGAACCTTACCTGGGTTTGACATCTAGTAGAAGGTCTTAGAGATAAGGCCGGGTAGCAATACCCTGCTAGACAGGTGCTGCATGGCTGTCGTCAGCTCGTGCCGTGAGGTGTTGGGTTAAGTCCCGCAACGAGCGCAACCCCTACTGCCAGTTACTAACAGGTAAAGCTTGAGGACTCTGGCGGAACTGCCGATGACAAATCGGAGGAAGGTGGGGATGACGTCAAGTCATCATGGCCCTTATGTCCAGGGCTACACACGTGCTACAATGGTTGCTACAAAGCGAAGCGAGACCGTAAGGTGGAGCAAACCGCAAAAAAGCAATCGTAGTTCGGATTGAAGTCTGAAACTCGACTTCATGAAGTTGGAATCGCTAGTAATCGCGCATCAGCACGGCGCGGTGAATACGTTCCCGGGCCTTGTACACACCGCCCGTCACACCATCCGAGTTGGGGGTACCCGAAGTCGCTTGTCTAACCTGCAAAGGAGGACGGTGCCGAAGGTACGCTTGGTGAGGAGGGTGAAGTCGTAACAAGGTAGCCGTACCGGAAGGTGCGGCTGGATCACCTCCTTTCTTAGAGAAAGGTAATACTAAAAAATGCTTTGTAGTTGTACACAAAGCTTCCGCTTACTTTCCTTCTTCTTTCCCACCTTTTTTTATACGGGCCTGTAGCTCAGTTGGTTAGAGCACTTCTCTGATAAGGAAGGGGTCATTAGTTCAACTCTAATCAGGCCCATTAACAGCTGAGTAAATAGCTGAAATCTTTATTCCGCTTGAATAATCGGAATAAAGAAATTGTTCTTTGAAAGATGAGGGAAGGGAAAGAAAGACTACTTGAAGGTGAGTTTTCTTGATATTAAAGGGGAAATGAGCTGGAGGGTAGGAAAATAAGGTGAAGAGAATAAGCTTAAGATAGCTGTGGAATTGAGTTTTTTCCGGTAAGGGGAAAGATGAGAGGAAAGAGCTACGTTTAAGAAGAGAAAATAATATGGTCAAGCGAAGAATAGGTTTATGGTGGATGTCTTGGAGCCGACCGGCGAAGAAGGCCGTGATAAGCTGCGAAAAGCTTCGGGGAGGAGCACATATCCTGTGATCCGGAGATAGCCGAATGGGGTAACCCGATAGAAGTGATTCTATCATTACGCTCTTGAATAAAATAGAGAGGTAAAGCAATACTGAGTGAACTGAACCATCTAAGTAACTCAAGGAAAAGACATCAAACGAGATTCCGAAAGTAGTGGCGAGCGAAATTGGAAGAGCCCAAACCCGGTAAACGGGGGTTGTAGGGCTGCACGGGCTTACGTACAGCAAGTTTAGAAAGCGAATGTATAGCGGAAAGGTTTTGGGAAAGCCTGACAGAGAGGGTGAAATCCCCGTACGCGAAATACAGTCGTCTTGCCGGTGCAGTACCTGAGTACGGCGGGACACGAGAAATCCTGTCGGAATCCGGGTCGACCACGATCCAAGGCTAAATACGAGTTGGCTACCGATAGCGGACAAGTACCGTGAGGGAAAGATGAAAAGAACCCCGGTGAGGGGAGTGAAATAGAACCTGAAACCATAAACCGACAAGATGTTACAGCCCTTTATGGGTGGTAGCGTGCCTTTTGTAGAATGAGCCTGCGAGTTACGGTATGTAGCGAGGTTAAGGAATAGGAGTTCCGGAGCCGGAGGGAAACCGAGTCTGAATAGGGCGGAAGTAAGTTGCATGTCGTAGACCCGAAGCCAGAGTGATCTAGTCATGAGCAGGTTGAAGCAGCGGTAAAACGCTGTGGAGGACCGAACTACAATCTGTTAAAAAAGGTTTGGATGACTTGTGACTAGGAGTGAAAGGCTAAACAAACCTGGAAATAGCTGGTTCTCCCCGAAATGCCTTTAGGGACAGCCTTATACAAAATTACCGGAGGTAAAGCACTGGATGGACTAGGGGGCTTCACCGCCTACCAAACCCAATCAAACTCTGAATGCCGGTAATCAACGTATAGGAGTGAGACTGCGTGCGACAAGGTTCGTAGTCAAAAGGGAAACAGCCCAGACCGTCAGCTAAGGTCCCGAAATACTGCTTGAGTGTAAAATGAAGTGTGGATACAAAGACAGCCAGGAGGTTGGCTTAGAAGCAGCCATTCCTTAAAAGAGTGCGTAATAGCTCACTGGTCGAGTATACATGCGCAGATAATGTAACGGGGCTAAGCAGTATACCGAAGCTACGGGTCTTATGCATTAAGCATAAGGCGGTAGGGGAGCATTCCATGGACTGATGAAGGTGTACCCGTCAGGGGCACTGGAGGGGATGGAAGAGAGAATGCAGGTATAAGTACACGAAAAGAAAGGTGAGATTCCTTTCCGCCGAAAACCTAAGGTTTCCTGGGTAAAGGTCATCTGCCCAGGGTTAGTCGGCCCCTAAGACCAGGACGAAGGTCGTAGTCGATGGGAAATCGGTTCATATTCCGATACCTTTTATAATTTCGATGGCAGGACGCATGAGGCGACCCCCGGCCGGAGAACGGTTGTTCCGGTCGAAGCTTTCAAGCCGTTATAAAGGATAGTAGGCAAATCCGCTATCCAAGGTGAGAGGTGACAGCGAGTGGATCGATGAGAGAAGCGAAGCGGGGATGAGTCATGGTGCCGGGAAATACTGTCTAAGGTTAAGATTATAAAAGACCGTACCGTAAACCGACACAGGTAGGTAGGATGAGAAATCTAAGGCGCTCGAGAGAACTCGCGTTAAGGAACTCGGCAAAATGCACACGTAACTTAGGGAAAAGTGTGGCCTCTGTTTAGTAATGAGTGGAGGTAGCATAAAGCAGGCCCAGGCGACTGTTTATCAAAAACACAGCCATCTGCGAATCAGTAATGAGACGTATAGGTGGTGACACCTGCCCGGTGCCGGAAGGTTAAGAGGAGCGGTTAGCAGTAATGCGAAGCTGTCAATTGAAGCCCCGGTAAACGGCGGCCGTAACTATAACGGTCCTAAGGTAGCGAAATTCCTTGTCGGGTAAGTTCCGACCCGCACGAATGGTGTAACGTATCTGGGCACTGTCTCAACGCGAGGCTCGGTGAAATTTATATACCGGTAAAGAAGCCGGTTACCCATAGTTAGACGGAAAGACCCCGTGAACCTTCACCGTAACTTACTATTGGGACTTGGTTTATCATGTGTAGAATAGGTGGGAAACTGTGAAACTTGCTCGTTAGGGTGAGTGGAGTTGAAAAGTGAAATACCACCCTTGATGAATTAGGTTTCTAACCCGTTCCGTGAAGCCGGAATGGGAACAGTGGTAGGCAGGCGGTTTGACTGGGGCGGTCGCCTCCTAAAAAGTAACGGAGGTGCGCGAAGGTCTCCTCACGTCGGTTGGAAATCGACGCAGTGAGTGTAAAGGCACAAGGAGGCTTAACTGCAAGAGTGACAGCTCAAGCAGATACGAAAGTAGGTCTTAGTGATCTGGCGGTAGCGAGTGGAAGCGCCGTCACTTAACGGATAAAAGGTACTCCGGGGATAACAGGCTGATTTTCCCCAAGAGTTCACATCGACGGGAAAGTTTGGCACCTCGATGTCGGCTCATCGCATCCTGGGGCT containing:
- a CDS encoding HAD family hydrolase produces the protein MIKALILDYGNVISLTDTEAIDAVMAAETGLPAEAFGSLCNIHRNDFDRGIISGEEMYSRLLQKNGYTKEAEDAALLKKLVDIDLAAWRVLNDAVCEWALNIQKQGFKLGILSNMPYQFLDRYEKEISPFVAADYACFSCRLHLIKPEPEIYRNCLEGLGIRADEAVFFDDLERNITAAKKLGFHGFVWTGVDQAQKDWLSCL
- a CDS encoding HD domain-containing protein, whose protein sequence is MLPAKEEAMKLLEEGYARNQGQWKDHSIVTAQCAYKIAERCAGMDPEKAYVLGLLHDIGRREGVTYIAHVIDGYRYLTALGYDEAARICITHSFARQDISDYIGKIDIPANQLEELKRLLAGYRYDDYDLLIQLCDGIALPNRSVPVDERIADVKKRYGHYPEEKRKKTLELKRYFEAKSGLDIDHLNIVL